The Rhodococcus rhodochrous DNA window CAGTGCAGGTCGTCGCCGTCGCGCACGAAGACCTCGTGCTGCTGTTCGAGCACCTCGACGTAGAGATCGCCGGCGGGTCCGCCGCCGGGGCCGACCTCGCCCTGGGCTGCGAGTCGGATGCGCATCCCGTTGCCGACACCGGCGGGCACCTTGACGGTGATCTCGCGGCGGGCACGCACGCGGCCGTCGCCGCCGCACTTGCGGCAGGGATCCGGGATCGTCTCGCCGACACCGCGACAGGTGGGGCACGGTCGGGAGGTCATGACCTGGCCGAGGAAGGAACGCTGGACGGACTGGACCTCGCCGGCACCGCCGCAGGTCTCGCAGCGCACGGGCTTCGAGTCGCCGTGGGTGCCGGAACCGGTGCACGCGTCGCACAGGATCGCGGTGTCGACCGTGACCGTCTTGGTGACGCCGCGAGCGCATTCCTCGAGGGTCAGGCGGGTGCGGAGCAGCGAGTCGGCGCCGGGCTGGACGCGGCCGCGCGGCCCGCGGGAACCGCCGGCGCCGCCACCGAAGAACGCCTCGAAGACGTCGCCGAGGCCACCACCGAAGCCGGCGCCGCCGAAGCCGCCCGCACCGCCGCCACCGGGTTCGAGCGGGTCGCCGCCGAGGTCGACGATGCGTCGCTTCTCGGGATCCGACAGCACCTCGTAGGCGGCCGAGATCTCCTGGAAACGCTTCTGCGCCGACTCGTCGGGGTTCACATCCGGGTGGTGCTCGCGCGCCAACTTGCGGTACGCCCGTTTGATCTCCTGGTCGGTCGCGTTCTTGGACACGCCGAGCGTCCCGTAGTAGTCCCGTGCCACGTTTGGTTCTCGTCCTTACGTCGTTCTACAGAGCAAAATGGACGGTGCTCAGCGTTCGCCGAGCACCTCACCGATATATCTCGCAACGGTGGCGACCGATGCGATGGTTCCCGGATAGTCCATCCGGGTGGGGCCGAGCACCCCCAGACCACCGAAGACCGTACCCGCGGCCCCGTAACCGGTGGACACGACCGAGGTGGTGCGCATCTCCTCGAACTGGGTCTCCTCACCGATGCGGACGGTGACCCGGCCGGCGTCCTGGCTGGACGCGAGCAGTTTGAGCACCACGACCTGCTCCTCGAGGGCTTCGAGGACCGTGCGCAACGAACCCGGCACTATCCCGTGGCCGTCGAAGTCGGCGGCGTTACGGGTGAGATTGGCGGTGCCTCCGAGCACGAGACGCTCCTCGGGGTGCTCGACGAGGGTCTCCACCAGCACGGTGGTGCACCGGATGAGCGCGTCGCGCAGATCGTCCGGTGCGTTGTCGGCGAGCTCGGTGACCGCGACGGAAGCCGCGGCGAGCCGCTTGCCCGTCAATGCCCCACCGAGCAGCTCACGCAGCCGCGACAGGCCGTCCTCGTCGATCACGTCGCCGAGTTCGACGATGCGCTGATCGACGCGGCCCGAGTCGGTGATGAGCACGAGCAGCAGCCGCGCCGGTGTCAGCCCGACCACCTCGAGATGTCGCACGGACGACGCCGAGAGCGTCGGGTACTGCACGACCGCGACCTGGCGGGTGAGCTGCGCGAGCAACCGCACCGCGCGGCGCAGCACGTCGTCCAGGTCGACGCCCGATTCGAGGAACTGCAGGATCGCGCGGCGCTCGGCCGACGAGAGCGGTTTGACCTCCGCGATCCTGTCGACGAACTGGCGGTAGCCCTTGTCGGTGGGCACGCGTCCCGAGCTCGTGTGGGTCTGTGTGATGTATCCCTCTGCTTCGAGCACAGCCATGTCGTTACGGACCGTGGCGCTGGACACACCGAGGTTGTGCCGGTCGACGAGAGTCTTGGAGCCGATCGGCTCCTTGGTGGACACGTAATCCGCCACGATGGCGCGCAAGACCTTGAATCTCCGCTCCTCGGTACTCGACAACCCGCCACCTCCGTTTCCGCCGCCTGCAGGACTGCACCTCTCGGGGCCGTACCCTGCCAGTCTAATCGCGCGACGACCTCGAAGGTGTCGGGCACGTGTGCGACACCACCCCGAACCGGAGGCGACGCCGTCGGCGCGTCCCCCGTAATGTGTCCGCATGATCTTCAAGGGCGTCCGGGACGGCAAACCGTATCCCGATCACGGACTGTCTCTGCGCGACTGGTCGAGGATTCCGCCCCGCCAGGTGCGCCTCGACGAGATCGTCACGACGACGAAGGTGCTCGAACTCGACCGGCTGTTGTCGGAGGACTCGACCTTCTACGGCGATCTGTTCCCACACGCCGTCCAGTGGCAGGGCGTGCTGTACCTCGAGGACGGGCTCCACCGTGCCGTGCAGTCCGCGCTGCGGAACCGGCCGGTGCTGCACGTGCGTGTCTTCGAGTACGACGTGCTGATTCCCGGTGGCGTGCCCGACCCGGGCGCCGAGGTTCGGGGCCCGTCTCCCGCATAGCCCGATCAGGGGTGGATTCGCCCCGTTTCGACCGACGTCCGACGGACCGCCCGAGCTCTCGGACACCGACCGGGAAGGAATGGCATGGGCGAGACGTTCGGCCGCTACGAACTGCAGACCCGGCTCGGCCAGGGCGGGATGGGTCAGGTGTGGTGCGCATTCGACTCGGTCACCGATCGTCAGGTCGCGGTCAAGGTCCTGCCGCCGGAACTCGCCGACGACGCCGGATACCGCGCGCGTTTCGATCGTGAGGCCCGGGCCGTCTCCAAGCTCCGCCATCCGAACATCGTCCCGATCCACAATTTCGGTGAGATCGACGGACGGCTGTACATCGACATGGCCCTGCTCGAGGGCGAGGATCTCGGCACCGTCCTACGACGTGAAGGTTCCCTGCCGCTCGACCGCACCGTGCGCGTGATCGGCCAGGTCGCTGCGGCTCTCGACGCCGCACACGATGCGGGACTGGTGCACCGGGACGTCAAACCGGCCAACATCGTGCTGCACCCCAGCGGCCATACCTATCTGATCGACTTCGGGATCGCACATGCCGACGGTCAGACCGCGCTCACCCGCGAGGCCGGGGCGATCGGCACTCTCGCCTACATGGCCCCGGAACGCTTCGACGGCCGATCCGGGCCGGGTTCCGACATTTACGCGCTGACCTGCGTGTTGTTCCAGTGCCTCACCGGACGAGCACCGTTCGCCACCGACAGCACCGCCCAGCACGTCGCCTCCCATCTGACGAAACCGCCGCCGCGTCCGACCGACCTCGTGCCCGGCCTCCCCGCCGCGCTGGACGGCGTCGTCGCACGTGGGATGGCCAAGCGGGTCGAGGATCGGTATCGCCGGGCCGGTGAACTCGCCGAGGACCTGGCTCGGAGCACGATGGACCGACGGCCGCCGCGCGGGGCACCGGTCCCGCTCCGGAAGGTCGAGCCCGGACCGCCGCCCACGGCGGTGATCCCGCCGACCGCGGTGAACCCGTCGAGCTGGACGGGCCCGCCGACCTTCCCGAACCGACCCCCGATGGGGCCTCCTCCCCCACCTTCGGCGCGTGCACCGCGCCGCGGTGCGGTCGTGGCACTCGCGGTCGCCGCCGCGGTGATCGCAGTGGGGGCGGTGCTCGCCTTCGTCCTCGGGCGGGACACCGGCGACTCGCCGTCCGCCGGTGCCACGAGTCCACTCCCGGCGGAGACCTCGACACCCTCCACCGTTCCGTCCTCACCCGGATCGACGTCACCCGAACCGACCTCGTCGGAGTCACCGCCGAGTTTCGAGCGCATGGCGACCTTCGTGCGGGACTACTACGCGTTGCTCCCGGACGACACCGAACAGGCCTGGGCGTTGTTCGATCCCCACTACGCGGGAAAGGTCGGCCGGGCCGGCTTCGAGGAGTTCTGGCCGACGATCCGGTCCGTCTCGGTGGATGCCGTGGAGCCCCGCGATGCGTCGAGTGTGATCGTCACCCTGACGTTCGTCACCGTCGACGGCCGGACCGAGTCGGAGAAGCGCTGGGTGTCGGTGGTCGAGAACCGTGGGCGGCTGTCGGTCTACGACTCGGAGCGCATCGGAGCGGCATGACGCGACCGGTCGGTCGGAGCGGCGTGACGCGACCGGACGGTCAGTCGTCCGCGCCGAGCAGGATGGTGCGGACCACCGCGTCGGCGAGCAGCCTGCCCCGGTCGGTCAGCACGAGATGATCGTCGCGCTCCACAGCGAGCCCGTCGGCGACCACCGTCTCCGCCGCGACGCGCTCACCGTCGTCGAGCTCCGACAACGGCAGGCCCGTGCGCAGCCGCACGGTGAGCATGACGAGTTCGGTGTGCCGGTCCTCGGCCGTGAGATGTTCGCTTCCCGCAACGGGCAGGGCTCCGTCGGCGAGGGTCGACGCGTAGCGGGCCGGATGCTTGACGTTCCACCAGCGCACGCCGCCGACATGGCTGTGCGCGCCCGGCCCGGCGCCCCACCAGTCGCCGCCGTCCCAGTAACCGAGGTTGTGGGCGCAGCGCGCCGACGGATCGTCGGCCTTCGCCCAGTTGGACACCTCGTACCAGGTCATCCCGGCGTCGGCGAGTCGCGCGTCGATCCGCTCGTACCGCGATGCGAGCACGTCGTCGTCCGGGGCCGGCAGCTCGCCGCGACGGACACGGCGGGCGAGGGCGGTGCCGTCCTCGACGATGAGCGCGTACGCCGAGACATGGTCGACCCCCGCTTCGAGCACGGCATCGAGGGAGGCGTCGAGGTCGGCGTCGCGCTCGCCCGGAGTGCCGTAGATCAGATCGAGGTTGACGTGGCCGAAACCGGCCGCGCGCGCTTCCTTCGCCGCCGCGACGGGACGCCCGGGTGTGTGGGTGCGGTCGAGGACCGCCAGCACGTGGGGCGCCGCGGACTGCATGCCGAGCGACACGCGGGTGTATCCGGCCTCGCGGATCGACGAGAAGAACTCCGTGGAGGTCGACTCCGGGTTCGATTCGGTCGTCACCTCGGCGCCGGGGGCGAGCCCGAACGAGTCGCGGATCGCGTCGAGTACCTGCGCGAGACCGTCCGCGCCGAGCAGCGAGGGCGTTCCGCCGCCGACGAAGACCGTCTCGGCGGCGGGAGTCC harbors:
- the dnaJ gene encoding molecular chaperone DnaJ, which produces MARDYYGTLGVSKNATDQEIKRAYRKLAREHHPDVNPDESAQKRFQEISAAYEVLSDPEKRRIVDLGGDPLEPGGGGAGGFGGAGFGGGLGDVFEAFFGGGAGGSRGPRGRVQPGADSLLRTRLTLEECARGVTKTVTVDTAILCDACTGSGTHGDSKPVRCETCGGAGEVQSVQRSFLGQVMTSRPCPTCRGVGETIPDPCRKCGGDGRVRARREITVKVPAGVGNGMRIRLAAQGEVGPGGGPAGDLYVEVLEQQHEVFVRDGDDLHCTIRVPMVDAALGTKVTVETILDGPTEITIDPGTQPGSVSVLRGHGMPKLRSGTRGDLHAHLEVVVPSKLDHKQTKLLEDLRRHSDREHVEVVTTGSQNTGGLFSRLRDAFSAR
- the hrcA gene encoding heat-inducible transcriptional repressor HrcA, which translates into the protein MSSTEERRFKVLRAIVADYVSTKEPIGSKTLVDRHNLGVSSATVRNDMAVLEAEGYITQTHTSSGRVPTDKGYRQFVDRIAEVKPLSSAERRAILQFLESGVDLDDVLRRAVRLLAQLTRQVAVVQYPTLSASSVRHLEVVGLTPARLLLVLITDSGRVDQRIVELGDVIDEDGLSRLRELLGGALTGKRLAAASVAVTELADNAPDDLRDALIRCTTVLVETLVEHPEERLVLGGTANLTRNAADFDGHGIVPGSLRTVLEALEEQVVVLKLLASSQDAGRVTVRIGEETQFEEMRTTSVVSTGYGAAGTVFGGLGVLGPTRMDYPGTIASVATVARYIGEVLGER
- a CDS encoding type II toxin-antitoxin system VapB family antitoxin codes for the protein MIFKGVRDGKPYPDHGLSLRDWSRIPPRQVRLDEIVTTTKVLELDRLLSEDSTFYGDLFPHAVQWQGVLYLEDGLHRAVQSALRNRPVLHVRVFEYDVLIPGGVPDPGAEVRGPSPA
- a CDS encoding serine/threonine-protein kinase, translated to MGETFGRYELQTRLGQGGMGQVWCAFDSVTDRQVAVKVLPPELADDAGYRARFDREARAVSKLRHPNIVPIHNFGEIDGRLYIDMALLEGEDLGTVLRREGSLPLDRTVRVIGQVAAALDAAHDAGLVHRDVKPANIVLHPSGHTYLIDFGIAHADGQTALTREAGAIGTLAYMAPERFDGRSGPGSDIYALTCVLFQCLTGRAPFATDSTAQHVASHLTKPPPRPTDLVPGLPAALDGVVARGMAKRVEDRYRRAGELAEDLARSTMDRRPPRGAPVPLRKVEPGPPPTAVIPPTAVNPSSWTGPPTFPNRPPMGPPPPPSARAPRRGAVVALAVAAAVIAVGAVLAFVLGRDTGDSPSAGATSPLPAETSTPSTVPSSPGSTSPEPTSSESPPSFERMATFVRDYYALLPDDTEQAWALFDPHYAGKVGRAGFEEFWPTIRSVSVDAVEPRDASSVIVTLTFVTVDGRTESEKRWVSVVENRGRLSVYDSERIGAA
- the hemW gene encoding radical SAM family heme chaperone HemW, which translates into the protein MGIAGRPAGLELPASALAGVGTRPFGVYVHVPFCATRCGYCDFNTYTAGELGSAASPQSWLEGLRRELDAGARLLSESGRRTPAAETVFVGGGTPSLLGADGLAQVLDAIRDSFGLAPGAEVTTESNPESTSTEFFSSIREAGYTRVSLGMQSAAPHVLAVLDRTHTPGRPVAAAKEARAAGFGHVNLDLIYGTPGERDADLDASLDAVLEAGVDHVSAYALIVEDGTALARRVRRGELPAPDDDVLASRYERIDARLADAGMTWYEVSNWAKADDPSARCAHNLGYWDGGDWWGAGPGAHSHVGGVRWWNVKHPARYASTLADGALPVAGSEHLTAEDRHTELVMLTVRLRTGLPLSELDDGERVAAETVVADGLAVERDDHLVLTDRGRLLADAVVRTILLGADD